DNA sequence from the Ischnura elegans chromosome 8, ioIscEleg1.1, whole genome shotgun sequence genome:
CCTGGTTACATTTGCACATACGTGAATACTTTCTGGAAagtttaataaattaattcttaataGGCAtccgtattaaaatatttatttggtatcCGTGTTAAAAAACACATTAAGGAACAATATATAGGAtgtataaaaaagttttcaatgcaCGGCAGGCAACTTTCTCACTTACATAAATAACACTTTATTTGGACGTAGAAATACCGACCGTTGACTACTCCATACAACATTCACAAAGGAGAAGTCATGCGATATCATCTTTCTTAGAGAAAAAAGGCAAAGAGTATTATATCATGTTATATACTGAATCAGTGTATGGCTTTCACACATAAGACATCGTGATGAAATGTTCTATGAAAGCCAATCTTGTCTAATAGCGATGCTTATCCAAAGTTAGAAGACTGGATTTAAAAGTTAAAGTATTCGATAATAACCCACGTTAGATGAACAACCGTCGGTGACTGGTGACAGTCGCAGTACATAAGGGGTAAGATCATCAATGTCACCAATCCTCGTAACTTTAGGAGATGGTCTTTCTTCTTGAGGATACATAGTTGGGCTTTCTTCTGCTGGATACAGAGTTGGGCTTTCTTGTGGAGGATACAGAGTGGGGACAGCACACCGCAAAAGTTTACCAGATGAAGGGTATGTAAATGCCTCCTCGGGGAAATGCTTAATGCACACTTGAAAACTTTTATGAAGATCC
Encoded proteins:
- the LOC124163557 gene encoding uncharacterized protein LOC124163557 isoform X1; this translates as MRSKHFFASESAISTTEKKKCHILGCKSVDEKKFRFPINVARAERWKAFCQDPDLDGYHLRDLHKSFQVCIKHFPEEAFTYPSSGKLLRCAVPTLYPPQESPTLYPAEESPTMYPQEERPSPKVTRIGDIDDLTPYVLRLSPVTDGCSSNVGYYRIL
- the LOC124163557 gene encoding uncharacterized protein LOC124163557 isoform X2, with amino-acid sequence MRHYCCVSGCGAHISDGRLFGFPKAVERAERWKAFCQDPDLDGYHLRDLHKSFQVCIKHFPEEAFTYPSSGKLLRCAVPTLYPPQESPTLYPAEESPTMYPQEERPSPKVTRIGDIDDLTPYVLRLSPVTDGCSSNVGYYRIL